The Pontibacter korlensis sequence AGATGAACTTATGATAGTCCATCTTCAGGTAAGTGATGAATCAAACTTTATCAAAAGCTTTACGCTTCATTTAGAAGCTACATGTTTGATTGTATGCTTTTGCCTTTGTGGATATAGTTCAAACCAAGTTTATTGGAATACTCAGTACAATTGTATTTATCAAAGTTGCTCTCTGCTTGTAAGGCAGTGAGTACTTGCTTTTTGATTTCAACTAATAACACAAGTTGTATTAGTCGGTTACTCACCACCGCTATTTGTTGTCACATCAATGTTATAGCTTATTTAATGATAAAATTATTTTAATAAAGCTATTTTGTTTTTAAATTCTTAAAATATATACTTGTGTGTTGATAAAAATACAATAGTGGTAATTTTTGCTGGAAAAGAGAAAGAAGCATCTATAGAAACAGTATTTCTGTTGGTTGGCTAATGTATGCCATTGTTGTGTAGCCTTTTATCTACTAAAAAATTCTTTACATACTCCTGGTAGCTGACAAAGCCAAACTTGTGGTTTTGTTGGATATTTCAAAGTGCTACGATAGCGCTAATGGAATTGCTTTGCCTGAATATTACTATAAAACATGTCTAGCTAAAACCATTTGTTCACCTTAACCACAAATAGCATATGAGAAAATTGTTACTCATGAGTTTTGTTCTGACGCTAGCACTTCTACAGCAAGTGTATGCACAGAGTAAAACTGTGTCTGGTACAGTTACTGACCAGGCAACAAAGCAAGGGCTGCCCGGTGTGGCTGTTATTGTAAAAGGTACTGTCATAGGTACCACCACTGGCCCGGATGGCTCTTATACCATAAGTGTGCCTGCTGGCTCAAATACACTTGTCTTTAAGTATATAGGTTACCTAGGTGCTGAAAGAGAGATTGGCAATGCATCCACTTTAAACGTGCTACTTACAACAGACGACAAAGTGCTGAATGAAGTAGTTGTAACAGGCTATGCTACGCAGAAGCGCGAGGAGTTTACAGGTGCTGCCTCAACTGTTACCGGAGAAGCCATCCAGGACCGGCCGGTGCAGAGTTTTGCTCAGGCTCTAACTGGTAAAGCAGCAGGTGTGAATATTGTGCAGCCAAATGGCTTGATGAACAACCCACCTATTATACGTGTCCGAGGTGTTAATTCTATCTCACTAAGTTCTTTTCCGTTGATCGTGATAGATGGTATACCTGTATCAACAAGCAATGTAGGGGACGGATATGCAGCTAACAATCCGCTCGCGGACATTAACCCAGCTGATATCGAGTCTATAGACATACTTAAAGATGCTGCATCAACCTCTATCTATGGTTCAAGAGCCGCAAATGGTGTTTTGATCATCACCACGAAGAAAGGAAAGCAGGGTAAAGCATCGGTATCTTACAATGGCTGGTTTGGCGTGAACGAAGCTACAAGGCTGCCAGACATGTTGAATACTGAGCAGTACATGGAGATTAAAAATGAAGCGCGCCGCAACGCAGGCCAGGCAGAGGCCTTCTTTCCAAGCTATGACGCTAGCGGTAATCTTATAGATACCGATTGGCAGAAAGAGGTGTACCGTACAGCTCTTTCTCATAACCATGCGTTTTCTGTTTCAGGAGGTACAGATAAAACAACTTATTACTTCTCGATCGGAGCCTCAGAGCAGGAGGGCTTCTTAAAAACAAACGAGTTCGACAGAAAGTCAGCGCGCCTAAACCTAACCCATAAAGTAACTGACTGGTTTGCGATGAGAGGCAATGTTACCTACAGCAACTCTTTGAACTCAGGCATACAGAGTGGGTCTTTGCCAGGGTCAGGCTTTTCATCCTCTGGCTTGGGTCGACTAGCTGTGGTGCTCTACCCGAACGTTTCTCCACTTAACCCTGATGGAAGCTACAACATAACTTCATCCAATACTATGGGTCCTGGTGCGAACCTGCTTACGCACAACTACATGAACCCTGTGCCTCTAATAGACCTAAACTCAAATACATCTGAGTCGAACAGAGTTATTGCAAACTTAGGTGCTGATTTCAATATCGTAAAGGGCCTGACTTTTAAAACAACCTACTCTTTAGACAGGAATAGAGTAGAGGATAACATCTTCTGGAATCCTCTACATGGCGATGGGTTCTATGCTAACGGCGAGGCCTGGAACTCCCACCAGAGAAGAAACAACTGGAACTGGATCAATACCCTGCAGTACCAGACAACTTTCGCAGATAAGCATAATCTTTCTGTGTTGGTCGGCTCAGATGCCCAAGAAACAACAAGAAACTACTGGTGGGCCGATCGTTGGGATTTAGCTGACCCTGGCTTCAATCAGTTTCAGGCAGACTACCTCTCTAACGATGCTGGCGGAAGTATAGGTAAGAGAGTGTATGAGGCTTACCTAACGAGCCTGAGCTACAACTACGCGGGTAAATACTTTATTAGCGGTAACTTTAGAAGAGACGGTAACTCAGCTCTGTCGCCTACTATGCGTTGGGGTAACTTTGGTGGAGCATCGGTAGGATGGTTAGTTTCTGAGGAGGGCTTTTTCCAAAACTCGGTGGTTGCAGATGTTGTTTCCAACTTCCGTTTGAAAGCCAGTTGGGGCCGCGTAGGTAACGGTAACCTTTCCGACGACTATGGGTCTTATTCTTTGTACACAACAGGATTTTATGGCGAGGCTCCGAGTTTATACTTTAGCCAAGCTGGCAACACAGGCCTGGAGTGGGAAACAAGTAAGCAAACCAACATTGGTTTAGACTTAGGTTTTCTGAACAACAGAATAACTGTAGAGGCCAACTACTACAACAACAACGTAGACGGCCTGATTCTCAACGCTCCTCAAGCTCCTTCTAAAGGTATACCGGGCAACTCCATTGCCATGAACATCGGCTCGATGTACAACAGAGGCTTTGAATTTGCTGCTTCTGCCACTCCAATAGACAGAGGCAAGTTTTCATGGACTACTAACTTCAACTTCACTACAAATAAAAATGAAGTAACCTCCCTTGTTGATGACGATACACCTATCATTGGCGTTACAAGTGGCTTAGAAACAACTAGTATAACTAGGGTAGGAGAGTCGGTAGGTAGCATCTATGTTGTTAAAACAGGCGGTGTAAACCCAGAGACAGGCCAAAGAATCTTTATTAACTCAGCCGGTGAAAAAGTACAGTATTCTCACCCTTCTGTTTGGACCTACCTGGATGGTTCACCTGCTGCACCAGTTAATGGTTCGCATGCCTCGGCAGTTTACAATGCCTTGCCGACCTGGTATGGCGGTTTTACAAATAACTTCAAGTATGGCAACTTTGACCTGAGCCTCTTATTCTCCTATTCAGGCGGTAACTATATCTATAACGGTACCAAAGCAGGCCTAAGGGACCAGCGTATCTGGAACAATCATACAGACATGATGGATCGTTGGACTTCTGAAGGCCAGCAAACAGACATTCCGCGTGTAGTATACGGCGACAACATCTCTAATGGCTCTGCTTTTGCTATTGATGCCAACGTGGAGAAAGGAGATTTCCTGCGCTTGCAGAACACGGTGCTGGGCTATCGAATTCCGAAGCAGCTGTTTGGAAACTCTGGCATTAGCGGACTCAGAGTTTACGCACAGGTTGATAATGCCTTCCTCCTAACTAAGTATTCTGGTTCTGATCCTGAGATCTCTTCCAACGGACAATCTAATACAACTCCAGGTGTGGAGAGAAACTCCGTTCCGCAAGGAAGAATGTACACTTTTGGTTTAAACCTTAACTTCTAATCAAAAATTTTCTACCGATGAAACTGATTGCTATAAAGAACAAGAGATATATCCTAAGGCTTGCTTTGATAGCTGTGCCTTTGCTGCCAGTACTATCATCCTGTGAAGATGACTTTTTAGAAGCGGTGCCTGAACTGGAGATTTCCGACGTTAATGCCTTCGATACGCCTGAACGTGTGCTAGCCCAGGTAAACGGGCTCTACAGTGGCTTGAAACATGGCCGCTTTCTGGGCGGTCGCTACCAAATCTACAACGACATCCGTGCCGAAGAATTTATCAACCGTACTGGCAATAACGTAACAGGAACCAGCGTCTGGAATGCGACGGCAGGAGCTGATGAAACATACATCACAGATATCTGGTCCAGAGGATACCAAGCCATAAACCGGGTAAACGTTTTTCTGAAAGGCTTAGAGGATAATGCTGCCAAGGTTGGTGCTGAGGATGCGCAAAGCTATGGTGCTGAAGCGAAGTTTATCAGAGCCATGTCATATTTATCCTTAGTACAGGTTTTTGCAAAACCTTATACAAGCGACAATGGAGCTTCTCCGGGGCTTCCGCTTCGCTTGCAGGCAGAAACAACCGGTGCAAACAACTCTTTGGAAAGAAGCTCTGTGGCTGAAGTCTATGCACAGATACTTTCTGACCTGAATGAGGCTGAGGCAGGCTTGCCTGAAAGTTATGGAGATCCTGTGCTGAATACAACGCGTGCAACGAAGAGCGCTGCTATTGCTCTTAAAACAAGAGTATACCTGATAATGGGAAGGTATCAGGATGTTGTCACAGAAGGAAACAAGCTTGTGCCAAATGCTGCTCCATTTGCTTCTGCTTTAGCTCTGCAGCATAAACTGGAGGAGGATGTAATAGCGGTGTTCTCTAACTACACAAATTCTGAGGCAATCTTCTCAGTGCCTTTCACGGCAACAGATGCTCCCGGTACTCAGAACCAGTTGGGTTATTACTTTAACAGCGGCAATACAGAGTACTACCTTAACCAGTCGGCGCCTGGGATTTTTGCTAACCCGCAGTTTGAGGCAGATGATGCTCGTAGAACAGAGCTGACTGCTACAATAAATGGCCAGCAGTATGTGACCAAGTTTAGTGGTGTAAACCCATACATCGATTGGGTTCCATTAATCCGGTATGCCGAGGTTCTGTTGAACCTGGCAGAGGCTGAAGCAGAGGTAGGCAGCGAGGAACGTGCTGTTGCTCTGTTGGAGGCTGTGCACCAGCGCTCCGATGCATCATGGCAGTATACAGGCACTGGCCAGGAAGATCTAGTTGCCGCTATTTTGACAGAAAGAAGAATAGAGCTCATTACGGAAGGCTTTAGAGCAAATGACATTCTGCGCAGAAGCTTACCGCTCTACTCCGCAGGAGCAGGAGTCTCTATCGCGCCTTCAGATGAACGTTATGTCTTTTCTATTCCAACCTCGGAACTTAACACAAATAGTGGGCTTTAATTCTTAAGTGACATACTCTGCTTTACCAGAGTGAGTATATACCATTCCTGAGCTTTATAAAAGGAACCGCCCAATGCACGCATTGGGCGGTTCCTTTTATAAAGCTCATTGTATTTGTGCAAACCTGAAATAGTAGGAGCGACTAGTATGCTAGCATTTCGCTGCTAAAAAAAGTATAAGCCGGAGGTACAAAAAAGGAATCAAAGTGTACCCTATTTAGGAACAATAATGTGATATATAAGAGTAGATATAGGTACCCTATTGAATAACCTTTTCTTGTTTCTAAAGCCCTTTTTCCTGATGGTGGAGGTAACTTCTAAAAGGTTGCAAGAATTTTAAAAAATAGTCGATAATATTTCTAAATTAATGTCTGAACATTGTCCTGTTGAAAGAATCATAATGTTAGCCTGTTATTACTAAAAATGTGTGTTTAGAGCCTGTAAATGGGGTTTTATAGTTAGTTATGAGTTTAAAGAGCATTGGTAATGTTCTTGTTTATAATGTTTTAACATTAAAGCAGATTATTTTTTAGGTATTGCTTTTCAAATTTTAACTCCATATTATTGACATCGAATAAGTGCCCTTCCGGACATGAAGCTGTACAGGCCAACAGCAGTGGAGAGGAGGCACTGTCGCTCTAGCGAAGAGAGGGTGTGACTGTTGTAGAGCACAACCTGCCAGCGAAATTCAATCCAATTTATCAGTGCATGTCTACGAAGTGGGGTAGCTAAAGCAAACCATGGATAGGTGCATAAAATTTAAAAACACATGAGATATGTGCATGGCGGAGCTATGTCCAAATCTGAAGCAAAAATTCTAATAACAAACCTTTCAATCACCTTAATTCAAACAACAAATGAGAAAACATTTATTAATGAGTTTTGTGATGGTGCTAACACTGCTCCAGCAGGTGTATGCCCAAAGCAGAACCGTGACTGGATCGGTTACCGACCAAGGCACATCGCAAGGACTGCCGGGGGTGGCAGTAATTGTGAAAGGCACTACTGTTGGTACCACTACAGGTGCTGATGGTTCCTATTCCATAAATGTACCTGAGGGTGGAAACACTTTAGTGTTCCGATTCATCGGATATCAGACTCTTGAGAAGGCTATTGGCAACTCAAGCACCGTAAATGCCGCTATGGCCACTGACCAAAAGCTTTTGGACGAGGTAGTAGTAGTGGGTTATGGTACACAGCAGAAGAAAGACGTAACAAGCTCAATCGCTTCTGTGAAAGGTGAGACATTGGCAAACCTTGCCACTCCATCTTTTGATCAGCAGCTGGCTGGACGTGCTTCTGGTGTGCAGATTACACAGCCTTCTGGCATTTTGGGTGCTCCTCCTAAGATTAACATCCGTGGTGTTAACTCTATCTCTTCTAGCACTCAGCCACTTATCGTTATTGATGGTGTGCCTGCTGCTTCTTCTGGTAACGTTGGTGGTTTTACGCCTGCTAACGCACTTGCCGACATTAACCCGAACGACATCGAGTCTTTCGAGATCCTGAAGGATGGTGCTGCAACAGCGGTTTACGGTTCTCGTGCTGCTAATGGTGTAATCCTTATCACTACTAAGAAAGGTAAGTCTGGACAGGCTAAGTTCTCTTACGATGGATGGGCTGGTACTGCAAAGGCTATCGAGCTGCATGACCTGCTGAACGCTCAGCAGTTTGTTGATATCACAAACGAGAAGTATGAAAACATTGGCCAGACTTCTCCAGCTCAACTGGGCGAGTGGGACACTGACTGGAACGATGAGGTATTCCGTACTGCTTTCCAGCACAGCCACGCTTTCTCTGCTAGCGGTGGTACCGACAAAACTACCTACTACTTCTCTTTAGGCTACTCTAACCAAGAGGGTATTGGCCGTGCCAACAGCCTGGAGCGTTACTCTGTACGTACTAACCTGACTACTAAAGTTACTAAGTTCCTGGACTTCGGTTTACAGGCTGGTTTAACTAACCAGATCAACGAAGGTCCACTAACAGGCTCTAACAGCTTGTCAGGTAACATCTTCAGTGTTATCCGTATGCACCCTAACGTGCCTGTATTTGACCCAACTCATCCAACTGGCTATAACATCGATGTAGTTAACCCTAGAGCGCTTGGCCGTGGTCCAAACACTGCTACTATTGCAAACGGTATTCCAAACATCCGTTTCGTACTGGACAACAACCTGCGTAAATCAACTTCATACCGTGGTCTTGGTAACGTGTACTTAGACTTCAAACTAGTTGACAACCTGCGTTTCAAGACATTGCTTGGTGCTGACTTAACCCTGGTAGAAGACTTCCTATACAACGACCCACGTCATGGTGACGGTCAGGGTTCTAATGGTGTAGTTTCTCAGGCTTACTCTCCAATCAAAGCTTGGAACTGGCAAAACATCCTGAGCTATAACAAGTCATTTAACGATGTGCATAACGTAGATGCGACTTTAGTGCAGGAATATAACAAATACAGAAGCAGCTTCTTCCAGGCTCAGGGTACTGGCTTGTCAGATCGTTTCTTCAACGAGAACCTTGTAAGCGGTGCATTTGCTAACCAGTTTGCTTTTGGTGGTATAGGTGAAAATGGCCTTTCTTCTTACTTGGGTCGTTTAAACTACAACTACGCCAGCAAGTACTACTTCGGTGTTTCGATGCGTGCTGACGGTCTTTCTAAACTTTCTCCAGATAACAAGTGGGGTTATTTCCCAGGTGTGTCTGCTGCATGGAGAATTTCTGAAGAAGAATTCTTCAAGAACTCTGCTGCTCTTAGCTTCATCTCTGACCTGAGATTGCGTGGTAGCTATGCTGAGGTGGGTAACATCAACATCCCAGGTGGTAACTATCCATACCTTGGTTCATTCAGCGCTGCACAGTACGGTTCTATGAACGGTATCTCATTCAGCAACACTGGTAACCCAGACCTGAAGTGGGAAGCACAGAAAATTACTGACGTTGGTTTGGACTTAGGTTTATTTGATGGCCGTCTGAATCTGGAGCTTGCTTACTGGACTAAGGACAACTCGGATATCGTTCTTGCTGCTCCAACTCCTCCATCACTGGGTGTGCCAGGTAACTCTATCATCAGAAACATTGGCCGTGTAGTTAACGACGGTATTGAAGTCTCTGTTTCTGGTAACATTATTGATAAGTCTAACTTTACCTGGAGCTCTAACTTCAACTTCTCTACACAGCGTAACGAAGTGAAGGAGCTTGTTGATGGTAATGATATTGTATACGACTACACAATCCACCGCGAAGGTGAGTCTATTAACTCTATCTACGGCTATCAGTACGAAGGTGTAAACCAGACTAATGGTAACCCAATCTATCGTAAGGCTGATGGTTCTCTGGTACAGGGCAACATTGGTCTGGCTGGTGGTTCAGCTGGTGTATACTACGGTTACGATCCTGCTAATCCTTCTGTTCTGGGTGCTCGCTCTTCACTTTCTGCTGCTGACAAAGTTATACTTGGTACTACACTACCTAAGTGGTTTGGTGGTTTCGACAACAACTTTAAGTATGGCAACTTTGACGCGAACATCTTCGTGCGCTTCTCTGGTGGTAACAAGATCATGAACCGAACTCGCCAAGACCTTTTGACAATGGCATTTGAGAACAACGGTACTGAGATCCTGAACAGATGGCAGAGCGCTGAAAACCCAGGTGATGGTCAGACTCCTGCTCTTGCTGCAGGTGCAGGTTACAGCAACTTCATCAACACAAACGGCGAAGCCTCTTCTCGTTTCGTTGAGAGCGGCGACTTCCTGAAGGTGAGCAACCTGGCTATCGGTTATACAATTCCTAAATCTATTACAGAGCGTGCCAGCATCGATCGTCTGAGAGTTTATGCTCAGCTGCAGAATGCATTCGTGTTCACGAAGTATACTGGCCTTGACCCTGAGACTTATACTAACCTGAACAACAACAACCTGGGTGTTGACTGGAATGGCCAGCCACAGCAGCGTGTGTTCACTGTTGGTTTAAACCTTGGTTTCTAATTACTTAATTTTCCGACAATGAAAAATAGATCATTCATAAAGAATAGATTGAAGTTAGCCTTACTTGCCCCAGCGGTTTGCTTTTCGCTGATGCTGACTTCTTGCGACAAAGAGGTGATGGAGCTTGAGCCTTATGATCGCCTAACAGAAGAAAGTGCCTTTACTACGCCTGAGCGAATAGAGCTTACTGTAGCAGGTGTTTATGATGCTGCTCAGAGTGGTTTCTATGCCGGTGGTGCAGTACGTGGCTATCCGTTTGGTGCGGCACACATAGAGCAGGGCGATAACCGCGGCGAGGATATGCTGAACCTGGAGGCGTTCTACGCCATCACGTATGAGGCTACTTACAATGCTGCTTCTGCCAACAACGTTTACCACTTCGAAACACTTTATGCTGTTGTAAACAAGGCAAATATAGTGATTGAAGGTGTAGAGAAAGCTGTTGCTGATGGGTTGATCACTGCTGAGGTAGGTAATGCTTACATTGCAGAGGCCCGATTCCTGCGTGCCCTTTCTCACCACGAACTGCTGGTACACTTTGCACGACCTTATAACCATACTGCGGATGCTTCGCACCTAGGTGTGCCTTATAGAACCTTGCCGGTTAACACTCCTGCTCGGGTAGAGGAAGCTCGTCAGCAAGGCAGAGACACTGTAAAGGAAGGCTATGCTAAAGTACTGGAGGATCTAAACTATGCAGAGCAGAATCTGCCTGAAACACGTGCCAAGCAAATCTCTAGAGCTACCAAAGGTGCTGCTATTGCCCTTAAGACTAGAGTTAAGTTACACATGCGCGATTGGGCTGGTGTGATTGAAGAAGGCAATAAGCTTATTTCTGGAACAGAGGAGTTTACAAGCCCTATTGGTGGCTATGAGCTAACTGCTTCGCCAGAGGAGCCATTTGCTAACAACGGAGCCAACTCAGAGTCTATCTTCTCATTCGAGAACTCTGCGAATGACAACGCTAGTGTAAACGGGTCTCTTGGTCAAATGTATAATGCTAACACCGGTGGCCGTGCGCTAGTAGCTATTAGCCCAATCATCTGGAACGCTGCCTTCTGGCCAGAAGAAGATGAGCGTCGTGATATAACTGTAAGCACTGCCAGAGCCATCTATACTAACAAGTACAGAGATGCTGCAACGCAGTCTGACTGGTCTCCGATTGTTCGTTATGCTGAAGTACTGCTGAACGTGGCAGAAGCTGAGGCTAGGCTGAACCCGCTGAGTGTTAGAGCCCTTGCGCTTCTTAACGCTGTACGTGGTAGATCAACAGATCAGCTTTACTCTCTGACTACTTTGCTAAGCCAGGACGACCTGATTCAAGCGATTATCAACGAGCGCAGAATTGAGTTCTTGGCAGAAGGCTTGCGTTGGAAAGATATCCACCGTCTAGCTAAGGAAGGTGAGTTCGGTCCAGCTGGTATACCTGCAAAAGTTGCCTCTGCTAACCTGAAGCGTGATGACTACCAGGCTGCAAGTGGAACAGTTAGAGCTGATGCGATCAAAGTTCCGGCGATTCCTTATGAAGATTTCCGCTTCATCTGGCCTATCCCAATTTCTGAAATCAATGCTAACCCAGTGTTAGCCGCTCAGCAAAACCCTGGTTACTAATTCGGTTAAGTAGTGTATTAATTGCTAATCCCCGTCAATCGTCCAGATTGGCGGGGATTTTTTTGTGCCATTTTTTCAGTAGTCTCTCAAGAAGTGTTATGGTTTTGTAAATTTTTTTTTTCTCTTATGTTAAAAAAAAGTCTGTTTGAATAAAAACATGTCACACTACGTGTCCTTTTCAAAGTAATAACATCGAACATGCTATATATCAATTATTAACATTTATGTAGATGTGACTGAGAATAGAAGTTTTCGTTTATAAGGTGTTAAAAAAGGTCCTGGTTGTTGTTGCAACATAGAGTGTTAAGGCTTTTACCCTATTGTATTTAATGTTGTAACCTCCTATTATTGGTGAAAATTATCATGTGCGGTCAAACCGGTGGCCATTCAGGCCTACGGATACAAGTCTTAGCAATTAGAGGCAACTGAAAATCAGTACTTCTGAGGTTCCTGAGCAGGAAGACTTGAAATCAAACTTAAACTTGATAACAGGGCATACAGGTAGCTCTGATTTAGACTATCTAAGCTTATAAAGCTCTAAATCAAAAACTCATAGAAATATGAGATGGCGGAGCTTTGTCTATTAGTGAAATCCAATTTTTACCAATACAATCTATTATCTAACTATTTTATTCATCCAACTTTTATGAGGAGATTATTACTCATGAGTTTTGCTTTCGTGTTGATGCTTGCCCAGCAAGTGTATGCACAGAGTAAAACTGTGTCGGGTACGGTTACGGACCAAGGCACATCACAAGGGCTGCCTGGTGTGGCAGTTATTGTGAAAGGAAGCACAGTGGGTACCACTACAGGGCTTGACGGAAGTTATACTATTAGTGTTCCTGCTAATGGTAGCACCCTGATTTTCCGATTTATAGGTTACAAAACTGTAGAGCGTGAGATCGGGAATTCGTCCAATATAAATGTTGCCTTAGGCGTGGACGACAAACAGCTTGAAGAGGTTGTTGTGGTAGCCTATGGTACAGCAGACAAGGGCTCCTTTACAGGTTCTGCAGCGCAAATTTCGAGTGAGAAAATTGCACAGCGTCCTGTAACTAACATCACAAACGCTATTGCTGGTCAGGCTGCCGGTGTGCAAACTAACTCAGGTAGCGGTCAGCCAGGCGCAGGCCCGGATATTCGTATCCGTGGTATCGGCTCTATCAACTCTTCTAATGACCCTCTTTATGTGGTAGACGGTGTACCTTACTCTGGTAGCATTGCAAACCTGAACGTAGATGATATTGAAAGTATCTCTATCCTTAAAGATGCCTCTTCTTCAGCGTTGTATGGTTCTCGTGCTGCTAATGGTGTAGTAATGGTTACAACCAAAAAAGGAAAGAGTGGACGCAACCAGATCAATGTAAAAATCTCTCAAGGTGTTACCAACAGAGGTATCAAAGAGTATGACCGTGTAAATGCTTACGAATACTACCCTCTGATCTGGGAAGCCCGCAGAAACTCACTTGTGGCTGCTGGTAAGCATACATTGGAGCAAGCAAACCAGGCGGCAACCAACGATGTGAAAGGTATTCTAGGTTACAACCCTTTCAATGTAGCTGATGATGCAATTGTTGGCACAGATGGTAAAATCAACCCTAACGCACAGCTACTTTATGGTGATGACCTGGACTGGTTTGAACCTATGGAGCGCAACGGATCTCGTAGCGATTATGGCTTAAACTTTAGCGGTGGTAACGAGAAGAGCGACTACTTTGTGTCAGTTGGTTACCTGAACGAGAAGGGCTACATCATTAAGTCAGACTACGAGCGTTTTACAGGCCGTGTAAATATTAATACACAGGCTACAAGCTGGTTTAAGACTGGTTTGAACCTTTCTGGTACTATCACAGAGTCAAATCAGGCAAATACAGGCAGCAGCAGCAGCTATGTTAACCCGTTCAACTTTGCACGTAGCATGGGACCAATCTACCCAGTATATGCTCATGACCCTGTAACAGGTGCTTACATCCTGGACCAGAACGGCAATAGAATATATGACTATGGCAATATGTCTGAATATGGCCTGCCAAGCCGTGGTAGCAATGCAAGTGTGGGTCGCCATATCGTAGCTGAGACTAAATGGAACGACAATCTGTACAACAGAAACGTACTTAGCGGTAGAACCTACGGTGAAATTACTTTCCTGAAAGACTTTAAATTCACTACAAACCTAAGCGTAGACATCTCTAACTATCTTGCCGCAGAGTATGACAACAACCAGGTAGGTGATGGTGCTCCAGCAGGTAGAGCAAATCGTACAAGCTCTACAACTACAAGCTACAACGTCAACCAGTTGTTGAACTATGCTAAAACCTTCAACGACAGACATTTTGTAGAGGTGTTGTTAGGTCATGAGAATTACAACTATGAGTATAAGTACCTGTATGGTATGCGCCAGGGCTTAATTGTAGAAGGTAACACAGAGCTTGGCAACTTTACTACTACCAACAGCCTTAACTCACGCACTGATGTTTACAAAACAGAAGGTTACTTCTCTCGCTTAAACTATACTTTTGACGACAAGTATACCCTGTCTGGCTCTTTCCGTCGCGATGGTTCTTCAAGATTCTATCAGGATGTACGTTGGGGTAACTTTTGGTCAGTGGGTGCTTCTTGGCGCCTTGACAGAGAAACTTTCATCACTATGCCTGAGTGGGTTGATATGCTGAAGTTGAGAGGTTCTTACGGACAAGTTGGTAACGACGCTCTATTGACTTCAGGTGGTGCTAACAACTACTATGGCTGGCAAGCACTTTATGGCTTAGGCTATAACAACGCTGCTGAGCCAGGATTCCTTCAGGAAAGCCTTGCAAGCCAG is a genomic window containing:
- a CDS encoding SusC/RagA family TonB-linked outer membrane protein, which produces MRKLLLMSFVLTLALLQQVYAQSKTVSGTVTDQATKQGLPGVAVIVKGTVIGTTTGPDGSYTISVPAGSNTLVFKYIGYLGAEREIGNASTLNVLLTTDDKVLNEVVVTGYATQKREEFTGAASTVTGEAIQDRPVQSFAQALTGKAAGVNIVQPNGLMNNPPIIRVRGVNSISLSSFPLIVIDGIPVSTSNVGDGYAANNPLADINPADIESIDILKDAASTSIYGSRAANGVLIITTKKGKQGKASVSYNGWFGVNEATRLPDMLNTEQYMEIKNEARRNAGQAEAFFPSYDASGNLIDTDWQKEVYRTALSHNHAFSVSGGTDKTTYYFSIGASEQEGFLKTNEFDRKSARLNLTHKVTDWFAMRGNVTYSNSLNSGIQSGSLPGSGFSSSGLGRLAVVLYPNVSPLNPDGSYNITSSNTMGPGANLLTHNYMNPVPLIDLNSNTSESNRVIANLGADFNIVKGLTFKTTYSLDRNRVEDNIFWNPLHGDGFYANGEAWNSHQRRNNWNWINTLQYQTTFADKHNLSVLVGSDAQETTRNYWWADRWDLADPGFNQFQADYLSNDAGGSIGKRVYEAYLTSLSYNYAGKYFISGNFRRDGNSALSPTMRWGNFGGASVGWLVSEEGFFQNSVVADVVSNFRLKASWGRVGNGNLSDDYGSYSLYTTGFYGEAPSLYFSQAGNTGLEWETSKQTNIGLDLGFLNNRITVEANYYNNNVDGLILNAPQAPSKGIPGNSIAMNIGSMYNRGFEFAASATPIDRGKFSWTTNFNFTTNKNEVTSLVDDDTPIIGVTSGLETTSITRVGESVGSIYVVKTGGVNPETGQRIFINSAGEKVQYSHPSVWTYLDGSPAAPVNGSHASAVYNALPTWYGGFTNNFKYGNFDLSLLFSYSGGNYIYNGTKAGLRDQRIWNNHTDMMDRWTSEGQQTDIPRVVYGDNISNGSAFAIDANVEKGDFLRLQNTVLGYRIPKQLFGNSGISGLRVYAQVDNAFLLTKYSGSDPEISSNGQSNTTPGVERNSVPQGRMYTFGLNLNF
- a CDS encoding RagB/SusD family nutrient uptake outer membrane protein, which translates into the protein MKLIAIKNKRYILRLALIAVPLLPVLSSCEDDFLEAVPELEISDVNAFDTPERVLAQVNGLYSGLKHGRFLGGRYQIYNDIRAEEFINRTGNNVTGTSVWNATAGADETYITDIWSRGYQAINRVNVFLKGLEDNAAKVGAEDAQSYGAEAKFIRAMSYLSLVQVFAKPYTSDNGASPGLPLRLQAETTGANNSLERSSVAEVYAQILSDLNEAEAGLPESYGDPVLNTTRATKSAAIALKTRVYLIMGRYQDVVTEGNKLVPNAAPFASALALQHKLEEDVIAVFSNYTNSEAIFSVPFTATDAPGTQNQLGYYFNSGNTEYYLNQSAPGIFANPQFEADDARRTELTATINGQQYVTKFSGVNPYIDWVPLIRYAEVLLNLAEAEAEVGSEERAVALLEAVHQRSDASWQYTGTGQEDLVAAILTERRIELITEGFRANDILRRSLPLYSAGAGVSIAPSDERYVFSIPTSELNTNSGL